Proteins from one Chroococcidiopsis sp. CCMEE 29 genomic window:
- a CDS encoding VOC family protein: protein MNKTIFHLAFPITDIALAKEYYVDGLGCVPGRENKHALILNLYGHQLVAHITKQPLTPQAGIYPRHFGLIFITQSDWENLLERSLQRQLLFREEAKLRFPGSLLEHRTFFLEDPFYNLMEFKYYRHAEAIFGDYDYAQIGDTPK from the coding sequence ATGAACAAAACTATATTTCATCTTGCCTTTCCCATCACTGACATCGCCCTTGCCAAAGAATACTATGTTGATGGCTTGGGCTGTGTCCCTGGTCGTGAAAACAAACATGCCCTGATTCTCAATTTGTATGGTCATCAGTTGGTTGCTCATATTACTAAACAACCTCTCACACCCCAAGCGGGGATTTACCCCAGACACTTTGGATTAATTTTTATCACCCAAAGCGATTGGGAAAACTTGCTAGAGCGATCGCTCCAACGGCAACTATTGTTTAGGGAGGAGGCTAAACTGCGATTTCCTGGTTCGCTCTTGGAACATCGCACGTTCTTTTTAGAAGATCCGTTTTATAACTTGATGGAGTTTAAGTATTACCGTCACGCTGAGGCAATTTTTGGTGATTACGATTATGCCCAAATTGGTGACACTCCAAAATAG
- a CDS encoding FAD-dependent oxidoreductase: MNELTADVLVVGGGTGGTAAAIQAARRGAKTILVSEFPWLGGMLTSAGVSAPDGNELVAFQTGLWGAFLRELQDRQLGGLDNSWVSFFSFDPRLGAQIFADWVQALPNLHWIAGRVAIAVLREGECITGVRFADLTVKAKITLDATELGDLLALAEVPYRWGWELQSEWGEPSAPTAPNTLTEQYPVQAPTWVVIMQDFGEPVAPEIPAPPKDEPAQFAGAWDGYGSEQFLNYGRLPGGLFMINWPQCGNDYGEGAGRLIESDASRHQFLQEAQWHTQSFARFIQTQLGRRYSLATQIFPSPLAGGAYALHPYYRESRRLVGLTTVREQDILPVAGGRVAPLPVDAAGWVGAIALGNYANDHHYPGIDFPVQPKSIRWGGRWTGTPFTIPYGCLVPVQTDGLLVCEKNISVSHIANGATRLQPVVMSIGQAAGMAAALCASRDCQPRDLPMRDLQEALLQDQQCPSAIIPLFNLPPNHPDWLHWQCYYLDHPEAYPPRGNCPCNPYPSPHSSRSRLRVYASPPSPFTGIFHCRNEQDYTFTITEPAKLRSQIWSLVTLHSHLDQQLQIYPNHHSLKVYGRLNHVGNWLLVEQIESAG; the protein is encoded by the coding sequence ATGAATGAACTAACAGCCGATGTCCTAGTTGTAGGAGGTGGCACCGGAGGCACAGCGGCTGCGATTCAAGCAGCGCGTCGCGGAGCTAAGACTATACTCGTGAGTGAATTTCCCTGGCTAGGCGGGATGTTGACATCAGCTGGAGTGTCTGCCCCCGATGGTAATGAATTGGTTGCCTTTCAGACTGGGCTGTGGGGTGCATTTTTACGGGAATTGCAGGATCGGCAGTTGGGAGGATTAGACAACAGCTGGGTCAGCTTTTTTAGCTTTGATCCTCGCCTTGGTGCTCAGATCTTTGCAGATTGGGTTCAAGCATTGCCGAACCTGCATTGGATTGCTGGGCGAGTAGCGATCGCTGTTTTGCGAGAAGGTGAATGTATTACTGGAGTTCGGTTTGCTGATTTGACAGTCAAAGCCAAAATTACCCTGGACGCTACAGAACTGGGAGATTTACTCGCTTTGGCTGAGGTGCCTTATCGCTGGGGCTGGGAATTGCAATCTGAGTGGGGAGAACCCAGTGCGCCAACTGCCCCTAATACACTTACAGAACAATACCCGGTACAAGCACCTACTTGGGTCGTGATTATGCAAGATTTTGGTGAACCAGTTGCCCCAGAAATCCCTGCTCCCCCAAAAGACGAACCAGCCCAGTTTGCTGGTGCTTGGGATGGTTATGGATCAGAGCAATTCTTGAATTACGGCAGGCTGCCAGGAGGTCTGTTTATGATTAACTGGCCTCAGTGCGGTAATGACTACGGCGAAGGTGCAGGGCGTTTAATTGAATCCGATGCATCGCGGCATCAGTTTCTCCAGGAAGCCCAATGGCATACCCAAAGTTTCGCCCGGTTCATCCAAACTCAATTAGGTCGTCGCTACAGCCTAGCAACTCAAATCTTCCCCTCGCCCCTCGCTGGAGGTGCTTATGCCTTACATCCCTACTATCGAGAAAGCCGCCGCTTAGTGGGACTGACTACAGTGCGGGAGCAAGATATATTGCCAGTGGCTGGGGGTCGGGTTGCACCATTACCAGTGGATGCAGCTGGGTGGGTGGGTGCGATCGCTCTGGGTAATTACGCCAACGATCACCATTATCCAGGCATCGATTTCCCTGTTCAACCAAAATCTATCCGCTGGGGAGGACGGTGGACAGGAACTCCGTTTACCATTCCCTATGGCTGCCTGGTTCCAGTCCAGACAGATGGCTTATTGGTGTGTGAAAAAAATATTTCGGTGTCTCATATTGCCAATGGTGCAACTAGATTACAACCAGTGGTTATGAGTATTGGTCAAGCAGCTGGAATGGCAGCGGCACTGTGTGCATCTAGGGATTGTCAACCCAGAGATTTACCTATGAGAGACTTGCAAGAGGCTTTATTGCAAGACCAGCAATGCCCCAGCGCTATTATCCCGTTGTTTAACTTACCCCCCAACCACCCCGACTGGCTACATTGGCAATGCTATTACCTAGACCACCCAGAGGCTTACCCTCCTAGGGGGAACTGTCCTTGTAATCCTTACCCCTCGCCCCACTCATCGAGAAGCCGCTTGCGCGTCTATGCCTCTCCCCCCTCGCCCTTCACCGGCATTTTCCACTGCCGCAACGAGCAGGATTACACTTTCACTATCACTGAACCAGCTAAACTGCGATCGCAAATTTGGTCACTTGTTACCTTACACTCGCACTTAGACCAGCAACTGCAAATATATCCGAATCACCACTCACTCAAGGTTTATGGTCGCCTGAATCATGTGGGTAATTGGTTGTTAGTGGAGCAGATTGAGAGCGCTGGCTAA
- a CDS encoding pentapeptide repeat-containing protein — translation MANTEHLALLQLGAVRWTYWRKENPQIEPDLSYASLREENLRGRNLSTANLQKADLYNTLLIAANLSGANLSGANLQKAKLIETELIEANLSLADLTKANLTNAELRGANLIGANLIGANLNNADLREANLLGTDLTGASLKGADLNLAKLVKTNLCEANLTAAQLSQADLSSANFYKAELGGAYLYKAILTKANLNATHLIQAYCFGANLGEANLKRADFRWTNLSKANLSGADLRGANLRGANLHKADLRGANLHEADLTGANLYKAQLYN, via the coding sequence ATGGCAAATACAGAGCATCTTGCCCTATTGCAGTTAGGTGCAGTGAGGTGGACCTATTGGAGAAAAGAAAATCCACAGATAGAACCTGACTTAAGCTATGCCAGCCTCCGAGAGGAGAACCTGAGAGGGAGAAACCTAAGTACTGCTAACCTACAAAAAGCTGATTTATACAATACCTTACTAATTGCTGCCAACCTGAGCGGTGCTAACCTCAGCGGTGCTAACCTCCAGAAAGCCAAGCTCATCGAAACTGAACTCATTGAAGCTAATCTTAGCTTGGCTGACCTCACCAAAGCTAACCTTACAAATGCTGAGCTAAGGGGCGCCAACCTGATAGGAGCTAACCTGATAGGGGCTAATCTCAATAATGCCGATCTTAGAGAAGCTAATTTGCTCGGGACTGACCTCACAGGAGCTAGCCTTAAAGGAGCCGATCTGAATTTAGCAAAGCTAGTGAAGACTAACCTATGCGAGGCTAACTTAACCGCAGCTCAACTTAGCCAGGCTGACCTAAGCAGTGCTAACTTTTACAAAGCTGAATTAGGCGGGGCTTACCTTTACAAGGCTATACTCACCAAAGCTAATCTTAATGCAACGCACCTCATACAAGCTTATTGCTTTGGGGCTAACTTAGGCGAGGCTAATCTTAAAAGAGCTGACTTCCGATGGACTAACCTCAGCAAAGCTAACCTCAGCGGTGCCGATCTGAGAGGAGCTAACCTGAGAGGGGCTAACCTCCACAAGGCTGACTTGAGAGGGGCTAACCTTCACGAAGCGGATCTCACAGGAGCTAATCTTTACAAAGCTCAACTCTATAATTGA
- a CDS encoding DUF2294 domain-containing protein produces the protein MDASFPTRGQIERTLSQRIQTLYRTQLEHQPSRVVCQLFDEKIAIVLEDSITQPEQLLVSSGQEELAEQVRTELDEALQPQLKALIEEVVGVAVIDILSNAKLETGRTATVIILADLPRVRNPS, from the coding sequence ATGGACGCATCTTTTCCTACGCGTGGGCAAATAGAACGAACCCTATCGCAGCGGATTCAAACTCTGTATCGCACTCAACTAGAACATCAACCAAGCCGAGTAGTGTGTCAACTTTTTGATGAAAAAATTGCCATTGTTTTAGAGGATTCTATTACCCAACCAGAGCAACTTTTAGTTAGTAGTGGTCAAGAGGAATTAGCCGAACAAGTAAGAACAGAGTTGGACGAGGCACTTCAGCCACAACTAAAAGCATTGATTGAGGAAGTAGTTGGAGTAGCCGTAATTGACATATTAAGCAACGCCAAATTAGAAACAGGTCGTACTGCTACAGTTATTATCTTGGCCGATCTGCCTAGAGTCCGCAATCCGTCATAA
- a CDS encoding DUF2294 domain-containing protein, with translation MEETSELAVEQLEQNLSQRVTLLYLTDLGHQPHQVSCKLVDKTLTIVIEDSITRLEQFLAKSNRQEIAKQVRVNLHKALEPHLKALIEEVVKIPVIDLLSDSAFDTNRTSVVAVLATVPALDDPGLNGNLKQEQ, from the coding sequence ATGGAGGAAACGTCAGAACTGGCTGTTGAGCAGTTAGAACAAAACCTTTCACAGCGTGTAACGTTGCTGTACCTCACTGATTTGGGACACCAACCGCATCAAGTTTCCTGCAAGTTGGTTGATAAAACGTTAACAATTGTTATTGAAGATTCAATTACCCGACTAGAGCAATTTCTGGCTAAGAGTAATCGTCAGGAAATAGCTAAGCAAGTAAGGGTGAACCTGCATAAAGCCCTCGAACCCCATTTGAAAGCTTTAATCGAGGAAGTGGTTAAGATACCTGTAATCGATCTACTTAGCGACTCTGCATTTGATACGAATCGTACCAGTGTAGTTGCTGTTTTAGCCACTGTGCCTGCACTAGACGATCCTGGCTTAAATGGCAACCTTAAACAAGAGCAGTAA
- a CDS encoding serine/threonine-protein kinase, translated as MIGQILKGQYQIVQILSCGGFCQTYLAQDLSLPEQPTCVIKQLLLPVNPHSSSLATLRRLFTREAQALEKLGHYPQVPQLLAYFEEDQQFYLVQEFIAGHPLTAELQPGQRWQESQVIELLQAILSILEVVHAHGLIHRDIKPSNLMRRESDNQIILIDFGSVKQAWTQVVTTQGQTNANFAVGIPATLAIGTPGYMPSEQGRGRPRPNSDIYALGMIGIQALTGLHPTQLLEDSETGEIIWQHYAYVSPELAKVLNQMVRYHFHDRYQSVSEVMQALQPLAADNAPKRQEAIPVLPVQLEPDTRLVFENNYMPAPSAKPSDAVPRWMHNSALLIGLGIGVTSALVLMLSSYYFLRPPTEVESAPNSPGAVATPSLALANLALAHTLTGHTDTVWAIAVSADGQTLVSSSGDKTIKLWDLDTEQLLHTLSGHSDTVRSISLSADGRTLASGSGDKTIKLWDLQTGKLFNTIAGNSGPVWSVAISSDGQTLVSGGEDGAIKLWNLETGKLRRNLLAHSGRVFSVALSPDGQTCATAGIDKTIRIWNLQTGKLLHTLAGHADAVRSVIFSPDGQMLASSSWDKTIKIWNPETGELLRTLEGHSDRVISVTFSQNGQTLASSSTDRTIKIWDVQTGKLLRNLTGHSDWVIAVTTSPVGQTLLSSSKDKTIKIWQQH; from the coding sequence ATGATCGGTCAAATCCTCAAGGGGCAATATCAAATTGTGCAAATTCTCAGTTGCGGCGGTTTCTGTCAGACTTACCTTGCCCAAGACCTCAGCCTCCCAGAGCAACCAACCTGCGTCATCAAACAGCTATTATTGCCTGTCAATCCCCACTCCAGTTCCCTCGCTACCCTCAGGCGCTTATTTACCAGAGAAGCCCAAGCACTAGAAAAACTGGGACACTATCCCCAAGTTCCGCAACTGTTAGCCTATTTTGAAGAAGATCAACAGTTCTACTTAGTTCAAGAATTTATTGCTGGACATCCTTTAACTGCCGAACTTCAACCGGGACAACGCTGGCAAGAAAGCCAGGTAATTGAGCTACTACAAGCAATTTTAAGCATCCTGGAAGTAGTCCACGCTCACGGATTAATCCATCGGGACATCAAACCGAGCAACCTGATGCGCCGCGAGTCAGACAACCAAATTATTCTGATTGACTTTGGTAGTGTCAAGCAAGCCTGGACGCAAGTCGTCACAACTCAAGGACAAACCAATGCTAACTTTGCTGTTGGGATTCCAGCTACACTCGCCATTGGCACCCCAGGGTATATGCCATCAGAACAAGGGCGCGGTAGACCACGACCTAACAGTGATATTTATGCTCTGGGTATGATTGGCATTCAAGCACTGACGGGGCTACATCCAACACAATTACTTGAAGACTCCGAGACTGGAGAGATTATCTGGCAACACTATGCCTATGTGAGTCCAGAATTAGCAAAGGTACTGAACCAAATGGTGCGCTACCACTTCCACGACCGCTACCAATCGGTATCTGAAGTGATGCAAGCACTGCAGCCCCTCGCTGCTGATAACGCACCAAAACGCCAGGAAGCTATACCAGTGCTGCCAGTCCAGCTTGAGCCGGATACAAGGTTAGTATTTGAGAATAATTACATGCCAGCACCTTCTGCCAAGCCAAGTGATGCTGTTCCTAGATGGATGCACAATTCGGCGTTGCTGATAGGGCTAGGAATTGGTGTAACTTCGGCATTAGTTTTGATGTTAAGCAGTTACTACTTTCTCCGTCCACCCACTGAGGTAGAGTCAGCCCCAAACTCCCCAGGAGCAGTCGCCACACCCAGCCTGGCTTTAGCTAATTTAGCACTAGCGCACACCCTGACTGGACATACAGATACAGTTTGGGCGATCGCTGTTAGCGCGGATGGACAAACTCTAGTCAGTAGCAGTGGGGACAAGACAATTAAACTTTGGGATTTAGATACTGAACAACTGCTTCATACCCTCTCCGGACATTCTGATACCGTTAGGTCAATCAGCCTCAGTGCAGATGGGCGAACCCTTGCTAGTGGCAGTGGGGACAAAACAATCAAGCTATGGGATTTACAGACAGGAAAGCTGTTTAACACAATTGCTGGTAATTCCGGTCCAGTTTGGTCTGTTGCCATCAGCAGTGATGGACAAACTCTTGTCAGTGGTGGAGAGGATGGTGCCATCAAGCTTTGGAATCTAGAGACTGGGAAATTGCGCCGTAACCTATTGGCACATTCCGGCAGAGTTTTCTCTGTTGCCCTCAGTCCTGATGGACAGACTTGTGCCACTGCTGGAATTGACAAAACGATCAGAATTTGGAATTTGCAGACTGGCAAACTGTTGCATACACTTGCGGGACATGCTGACGCTGTTAGATCTGTTATCTTTAGCCCAGATGGACAGATGCTAGCCAGTAGTAGTTGGGATAAGACGATCAAGATTTGGAATCCCGAGACAGGGGAACTGTTGCGTACACTTGAGGGGCATAGCGATCGGGTGATATCGGTTACGTTCAGCCAGAATGGACAAACTCTTGCCAGTTCAAGTACCGATCGGACAATCAAAATTTGGGATGTGCAGACAGGAAAATTACTCCGTAACCTCACTGGACATTCCGACTGGGTTATAGCCGTTACTACCAGTCCAGTGGGGCAGACTCTACTTAGTAGCAGCAAGGACAAGACGATCAAGATTTGGCAACAGCACTGA
- a CDS encoding NAD-dependent succinate-semialdehyde dehydrogenase produces MAIATINPATGETLKIFEPLTDAEISAKLEFSQQAFEKYRQIPMAQRSQWMNATAEILEREKEKFGKLMTLEMGKPLKGAIAEIEKCALVCRYYAEHAAEFLADVPVTTDANHSFVRYQPLGAILAVMPWNFPFWQVFRFAAPALMAGNVGLLKHASNVPQCALAIEEIFTQAGFPAGVFQTLLVGSDRVVAIVADERVKAATLTGSELAGASLAAAAGKQIKKTVLELGGSDPFIVMPSADLEAAVATAVTARMLNNGQSCIAAKRFIVAEAVADRFEKQLVEKFKVLKVGDPMLPDTDLGPLATPNILQDLDYQVKETVKSGAKVLAGGQPISDRPGNFYPPTILTDIPPGTPGDEEEFFGPVALLFRVTDIDAAIKLANATPFGLGASAWTTDEQERDRFVSELEAGAVFINGMVKSDPRLPFGGVKRSGYGRELSIQGIHEFVNVKTVWVK; encoded by the coding sequence ATGGCGATCGCTACCATTAATCCCGCAACCGGGGAAACGCTCAAGATATTTGAGCCACTAACAGATGCAGAGATTTCGGCTAAACTTGAATTCTCGCAACAAGCTTTTGAAAAATATCGTCAAATACCAATGGCGCAGCGCTCGCAATGGATGAATGCAACTGCTGAGATTCTGGAGCGAGAAAAGGAAAAATTTGGTAAGCTGATGACCCTGGAAATGGGTAAGCCGCTCAAAGGTGCGATCGCAGAGATCGAAAAATGCGCTTTGGTTTGTCGCTACTATGCAGAACACGCAGCGGAATTCCTGGCTGATGTTCCAGTCACAACAGATGCTAACCATAGCTTTGTCCGCTACCAACCATTAGGTGCGATTCTAGCGGTGATGCCCTGGAATTTCCCCTTCTGGCAAGTGTTCCGCTTTGCTGCTCCAGCGCTGATGGCAGGAAATGTGGGGCTACTCAAACACGCTTCCAATGTGCCACAGTGTGCTTTGGCAATTGAGGAGATTTTCACCCAGGCAGGCTTTCCCGCTGGAGTATTTCAAACTTTATTAGTAGGTTCAGATCGAGTTGTAGCCATTGTTGCAGATGAGAGAGTTAAAGCTGCTACATTGACAGGAAGTGAGCTGGCAGGGGCAAGTTTAGCGGCAGCTGCGGGGAAACAAATTAAAAAAACTGTGTTGGAATTGGGTGGTAGCGATCCGTTTATTGTGATGCCAAGTGCCGATCTAGAGGCAGCTGTGGCAACAGCTGTGACAGCGCGGATGCTGAATAACGGTCAATCTTGCATTGCCGCAAAACGGTTTATTGTAGCGGAGGCGGTCGCCGACCGGTTTGAAAAACAATTGGTAGAGAAGTTTAAGGTGCTAAAAGTAGGCGATCCAATGCTTCCCGATACTGATTTGGGACCACTTGCAACCCCCAACATTCTTCAGGATCTAGACTATCAAGTTAAAGAGACCGTTAAGAGTGGGGCAAAAGTTCTAGCTGGTGGACAGCCAATCTCAGATCGTCCAGGAAATTTTTATCCCCCGACAATCTTGACTGATATCCCACCTGGCACTCCAGGGGATGAAGAAGAATTTTTTGGCCCAGTAGCGCTGTTATTCCGGGTAACAGATATTGATGCAGCGATTAAGCTAGCGAATGCTACACCCTTTGGATTAGGAGCAAGTGCCTGGACAACAGACGAACAGGAACGCGATCGCTTTGTTTCAGAACTAGAAGCGGGTGCTGTATTTATCAACGGTATGGTCAAATCTGATCCGCGCCTCCCCTTTGGCGGAGTCAAGCGGTCTGGATATGGAAGAGAACTGAGCATCCAAGGCATCCATGAGTTTGTCAATGTTAAAACAGTGTGGGTGAAGTAG
- a CDS encoding zinc-dependent dehydrogenase, whose product MKAQVFRGVNQLSYEELPIPTLETDEVLVKIHVVGLCQSDIKKIRYPLYEPPRIFGHETAGVIAAVGEQVTGWEVGQRVVVMHHIPCMRCGYCLNDNFSMCDVYKNISTTAGFTPSGGGFAEYVKVPGHIVRNGGLIPIPAGVSFEQASFVEPTNCCLKAVKKAQIAPGQKVLVTGAGPIGLMFVMLVKYFGAKAIATDLLPSRIEKALSVGAEAAFDARDPDLLTKVQALTDGIGVDTTLLAVPSEKAFFQALDCTRKGGKILFFAEFPDEVKIPINPNILYRREIDLIGSYSSSYRLQSLAVDIVFNRRIDVEALISDRYPLENLSLAVEQAIAPSPDTYKILIYPQAAE is encoded by the coding sequence ATGAAAGCACAAGTATTTAGAGGCGTTAATCAACTAAGTTATGAAGAATTGCCGATACCAACCCTAGAAACAGACGAGGTGCTGGTAAAGATACACGTGGTGGGCTTGTGTCAGTCGGATATCAAAAAAATTCGTTATCCTCTCTATGAACCACCGCGCATCTTTGGACATGAAACAGCTGGGGTGATTGCAGCGGTGGGAGAGCAAGTAACCGGCTGGGAAGTAGGACAGCGGGTGGTTGTAATGCACCACATTCCTTGTATGCGCTGTGGCTACTGTCTCAACGATAACTTCTCAATGTGTGATGTCTACAAAAACATTTCTACCACAGCTGGGTTTACTCCCAGTGGTGGTGGCTTTGCCGAATATGTCAAAGTTCCCGGTCACATTGTCCGCAATGGGGGACTAATTCCTATCCCAGCTGGAGTAAGTTTTGAGCAGGCTAGTTTCGTGGAACCAACTAACTGCTGCCTCAAAGCAGTTAAAAAAGCTCAGATCGCCCCTGGACAAAAGGTTCTAGTCACAGGTGCTGGACCAATTGGCTTGATGTTCGTGATGTTGGTGAAATACTTCGGTGCTAAAGCGATCGCCACTGACCTCCTTCCTTCCCGGATAGAAAAAGCCTTAAGTGTGGGAGCAGAAGCTGCCTTTGATGCGCGTGACCCCGATTTACTCACGAAAGTACAAGCACTCACCGATGGGATAGGAGTTGATACCACTCTTTTAGCTGTCCCAAGTGAAAAGGCTTTCTTCCAAGCCCTTGATTGTACTCGTAAGGGTGGCAAAATCCTGTTTTTTGCTGAGTTTCCTGATGAAGTGAAAATTCCGATCAACCCCAATATCCTTTATCGGCGAGAAATCGATTTAATCGGCAGCTATAGTTCGTCTTACCGCCTACAAAGCCTCGCGGTTGATATTGTGTTTAATCGTCGCATTGATGTCGAGGCATTGATTAGCGATCGCTACCCTTTGGAAAATTTATCACTCGCTGTAGAACAGGCGATCGCTCCTAGTCCTGATACCTATAAAATCCTTATCTATCCTCAAGCAGCAGAGTAG
- a CDS encoding response regulator: MDSFAYPNTCSQNDRQPLVLAVDDNEDNLQLLTQLLVLIECSFITATNGKTTLLMAHDYHPDLILLDMMLPDLSGIEVACSLKQDSQTMEIPIVAVTAMARGEDKERFLLAGCDDYITKPYVIDDLETIIRKYVF; this comes from the coding sequence ATGGATTCATTTGCTTACCCTAACACTTGTAGTCAAAATGACAGGCAGCCTCTCGTTTTAGCCGTCGATGACAATGAAGACAATTTACAGCTACTTACTCAATTGCTAGTGCTAATTGAGTGTTCATTCATTACAGCTACCAATGGTAAGACAACTCTATTGATGGCGCACGATTATCACCCAGATTTAATTTTATTGGATATGATGTTGCCAGACTTAAGCGGTATAGAAGTTGCCTGTAGCCTCAAGCAAGACTCTCAAACAATGGAGATTCCAATTGTTGCTGTCACAGCCATGGCAAGAGGAGAAGATAAAGAGCGCTTTCTATTAGCGGGTTGTGATGACTATATTACAAAGCCTTATGTAATAGATGATTTGGAAACGATTATTCGTAAATATGTTTTTTGA
- a CDS encoding response regulator, which translates to MELLLHSNQPPEITQPLILAVDDDEDNLLLLTEVLKSLECSFITATQGQTAINLAQDHQPCLIILDVMLPDFSGVEVVHQLKHNPQTMTIPVIAVTALAREEDREHLLLAGCDDYLSKPYMIDELEAIIQRYLRSTHSLTALV; encoded by the coding sequence TTGGAACTTCTACTTCATAGTAATCAGCCACCTGAGATTACCCAGCCATTAATTTTAGCTGTTGACGATGATGAGGATAACTTACTGCTGCTTACTGAAGTACTCAAGTCACTCGAATGCTCATTCATTACTGCCACACAGGGTCAGACAGCTATAAACTTAGCTCAAGACCATCAGCCATGCTTGATTATTTTAGATGTAATGCTACCCGATTTTAGTGGCGTAGAGGTGGTGCATCAACTTAAGCATAACCCGCAAACCATGACAATTCCAGTCATTGCGGTTACAGCTTTGGCAAGAGAAGAAGACCGCGAGCACCTTCTGCTAGCAGGTTGTGATGATTACCTTAGTAAGCCGTATATGATTGATGAGCTAGAAGCTATCATCCAACGCTATCTACGTTCAACACATTCTCTTACTGCTCTTGTTTAA
- a CDS encoding S-layer homology domain-containing protein, with protein MSSLQKRQFIPTLLVGLGIIASAVTPLVRQPPALAQSAFYDVQGHWAKPCITRLSQQGIINGYPDGSFRPSLSMNRAEFATIVAQAFPKAARTRKPVNFVDVPTYHWAYNQITAATQTRFLSGYPGYSFKPNQNIPRAQVLVALASGLNYSPTREVTTTLKANFVDARAIPVYAQKSIAAATEKRLVVNYPDVKLLNPNKKATRAEVAAFLCQAIVSSREASVVPQQHLALRMEF; from the coding sequence ATGTCTAGCTTGCAAAAACGTCAGTTTATACCTACTTTACTAGTTGGATTGGGAATAATCGCTAGTGCAGTCACACCCTTGGTAAGACAACCGCCAGCATTAGCTCAATCAGCATTCTACGATGTTCAAGGTCATTGGGCGAAGCCATGTATTACACGATTGTCACAACAAGGTATTATTAACGGCTACCCAGATGGTAGTTTCCGACCCAGTTTATCTATGAATCGAGCTGAGTTTGCCACGATAGTTGCTCAGGCTTTCCCAAAGGCAGCGCGGACGCGTAAGCCGGTTAATTTTGTGGATGTTCCCACGTATCACTGGGCTTACAACCAGATTACAGCAGCTACTCAAACGCGATTTTTATCAGGCTATCCTGGTTATAGCTTCAAGCCCAACCAAAATATTCCTCGCGCTCAAGTATTGGTGGCATTGGCTAGTGGATTGAATTATTCTCCTACCAGGGAAGTTACTACAACCTTGAAGGCTAATTTTGTCGATGCCAGGGCAATTCCAGTTTATGCCCAAAAGAGCATAGCAGCGGCAACTGAAAAACGTCTTGTCGTCAACTATCCTGATGTCAAGCTTCTTAATCCTAATAAAAAGGCTACCAGGGCAGAAGTAGCAGCTTTCTTGTGTCAAGCCATAGTTAGCTCAAGGGAAGCTTCTGTAGTTCCTCAGCAGCACCTTGCCCTCAGAATGGAATTCTGA
- a CDS encoding TIGR00297 family protein produces MALNSSFIFPSSFLNPWLVAVGLNTVLLGVAWIAPKKLLTPAGLLHGWLLGVLIWGSLGWRGYLVVLFYFLVGSAATRIGLAQKEAEGIAEKRSGARGPENVWGSALTGTLCALGTLAVPVLDRDTELITYLLLLGYVASFTTKLSDTCASEVGKAYGKRTFLITTLQPVARGTEGAVSLEGTLAGVVASAAIALVGWGVGLIDLLGVVWCILAAFIATNIESLIGATLQAKVSWLTNEVVNFLNTLIGAIAAVLSALAWHWFFKG; encoded by the coding sequence ATGGCGCTAAATTCATCCTTCATCTTTCCTTCATCCTTTCTCAACCCTTGGCTGGTTGCTGTTGGGTTAAATACAGTTTTATTGGGTGTAGCCTGGATTGCTCCCAAAAAGCTCCTCACTCCAGCTGGATTGCTCCATGGCTGGTTGCTGGGTGTTCTAATCTGGGGTAGTTTGGGGTGGCGGGGATATTTAGTAGTATTGTTTTATTTTCTAGTTGGCTCTGCCGCTACACGCATCGGCTTAGCTCAAAAAGAAGCAGAGGGAATTGCCGAGAAGAGATCTGGAGCGCGGGGACCAGAGAATGTCTGGGGTTCGGCTCTGACTGGAACGCTGTGTGCTTTGGGAACGCTGGCTGTTCCTGTCTTGGATAGGGATACCGAATTAATTACATATCTACTTTTATTGGGCTACGTGGCAAGTTTTACCACTAAACTTTCTGATACCTGTGCCAGCGAAGTTGGCAAAGCCTACGGCAAGCGAACATTTCTAATTACAACTTTGCAACCTGTGGCGCGTGGAACAGAAGGAGCGGTCAGCCTAGAAGGAACCCTGGCTGGGGTAGTGGCTTCAGCTGCGATCGCTCTAGTTGGTTGGGGCGTAGGTTTAATTGACCTGCTAGGGGTAGTTTGGTGTATACTCGCAGCGTTTATTGCTACCAATATAGAAAGTTTGATTGGTGCAACATTGCAAGCCAAGGTAAGCTGGCTGACGAATGAAGTAGTGAATTTTTTGAATACTTTGATCGGTGCGATCGCCGCTGTGCTATCGGCGTTGGCATGGCACTGGTTTTTTAAGGGGTGA